One part of the Mya arenaria isolate MELC-2E11 chromosome 3, ASM2691426v1 genome encodes these proteins:
- the LOC128226840 gene encoding prostaglandin reductase 2-like, with the protein MSNKKIVFASLPGADNEPTVDNFRCEACDPAPSPGDGELTIQTLYISLDPAIRCRMNTDTGVEYMSAWSAGDLVLGLGGVGMVTESNVDQYAPGDLVQPMVNWPWVEKFSARADDKLFTLYKIEESLREQPHLVLSLLGLTGLTAFLGITQRGHISPGANQTCVVSGAAGATGNLAGQIAKLGGCKRVVGICGSDEKCEHLRTELGFDATVNYKQSDISEALRQTCPNGIDVYFDNVGGTISETVIKQMNPDSHVILCGQIAVYNKDLPYPPPISEEIQAVIKERNITRERFLVLTYQEKFQEGLKQLQEWYMGGQLKVPEFVHEGIESAPEAFVNMMTSVKQTRVGKQLVCVNK; encoded by the exons ATGTCCAACAAGAAAATAGTGTTTGCCTCTCTACCAG GTGCCGACAATGAGCCTACAGTCGACAACTTTCGGTGCGAGGCATGTGACCCTGCACCCAGCCCAGGGGATGGGGAGCTGACCATACAGACACTATACATATCTCTGGACCCTGCTATT CGATGCCGGATGAACACTGACACAGGAGTGGAGTATATGTCCGCTTGGTCTGCTGGCGACCTAGTTCTTGGACTGGGTGGCGTAGGAATGGTAACGGAAAGCAATGTCGATCAGTATGCACCTGGTGACCTTGTGCAGCCGATGGTGAATTGGCCATGGGTGGAAAAGTTTTCTGCAAGAGCAGACGACAAATTGTTCACCTTGTATAAG ATTGAAGAATCATTACGTGAGCAACCACATCTCGTGCTGTCGTTGTTAGGGTTAACAGGTCTGACAGCATTCCTAGGGATCACACAGAGAGGTCACATCTCACCGGGAGCCAATCAGACGTGCGTTGTTAGTGGAGCAGCAGGCGCAACCGGAAACCTTGCAGGCCAA ATTGCCAAACTTGGTGGCTGCAAGCGTGTTGTTGGCATCTGTGGCTCAGATGAGAAGTGCGAACATCTGAGAACGGAGCTTGGGTTTGACGCCACCGTCAACTACAAGCAGAGTGACATAAGCGAGGCATTACGTCAGACTTGCCCAAACGGGATCGATGTATACTTTGACAACGTTGGAGGAACAATCAGTGAAACAGTTATAAAACAG ATGAATCCGGACTCTCATGTGATACTATGTGGTCAAATAGCCGTGTACAACAAAGATCTGCCTTACCCACCGCCCATTTCAGAAGAGATTCAGGCAGTCATTAAGGAGAGAAATATTACAAG AGAGCGGTTTTTGGTGCTCACCTATCAAGAAAAGTTCCAAGAAGGGCTAAAGCAGCTGCAGGAATGGTATATGGGTGGACAACTTAAG GTTCCGGAGTTTGTTCATGAGGGTATAGAGAGTGCACCTGAAGCATTTGTGAACATGATGACCAGTGTTAAACAGACTAGAGTTGGCAAACAGTTAGTTTGTGTGAACAAGTAG